gcgcgtccatggaggaggagcacgggCCATGAGGACGGCTCAACGGCACCCAGCCGCCGCCCGATAACGGCGGACTCACTGCATTAATATTCGTGGCAATCCAATTGAGATATCGATCATAATTAATGCACACCTATTACGGtacagatgcatgcatgaatgcgtatgtatgtacgtacgtacatacgATGATATATACGTACCTCTGTGGCCTTGGCAGACGGGGTTTGGAGAGCTAGCTGCCACGAAGTAGTAATAGTTGGCCTcgtcggctcctcctcctgctgctgcggctgcatGGGCGATATCGACAGACAATGCTTGGGAGAAGAGAAGCAGTAGCAGTAACGCCTCAAGGGGAGCCATTAGTTGCGAGCTAGCTGCCTGATGATTAGCTTAGTGACTTGTGTGTGCTGTGTCtttgatggatggatcgatgcaATTCCTCTTGCAACTCTGCCTGTTATATATTGATAGACGGGGGGCACGATGGCTAGCTAGGGTTAGTTAATTACttacatgtaattagggtttccTAAGTGAAATACATTACATATGACAGGCCAGCCAGACACACTAGCTACCCTGCGCCGGTCCCGGCCGTGCAGTACTACGGATTATACTTTGCACTCCATATATATTAGACCAAAAGTGTGTATATATGTTCTCTAAAGGAATATAAACAGATGAGTGCATGCCACATTTGCGAGGGAACAAACATAGTCAAGTACTCAAGTCCAGATCCCTCGAATATATAATCATATATGGTGACTGTTATCTGTGACTTTGATTTTATATAGTGATCCACGAGATGCTGCGTGTGATGTTAATTAATCTGGATATTGTCCCTCCTGGCAATCTTCCCCTCATCATTCCAACCTTCTTTTGTTCAGCATCAACCCTTTGcccttgcttcttcttcttcttttccgcGCTAGCTTCAGGTGCAGGGTGGAGGACCGGaggtactctctccgattcatattaattgtatttagacatagatacatccatatttgagcaaatttgatataattaatatggataggagggagtaccaaatttGGCTATAGCAACGAAAAGAAGCCCTATATACAAACTTATTATCACTGAAGCAGCGCTGAAATGTCTtcagaacaacaaaaaaatctAAGTTTACACTGTTAGCAATTTTTCACCTCTTATATTACTAATAAATAGATACCTTACTTCATGTAATTTCAATTTTCACTTCCATGCCTCTATATATTTGGACCAGTTCTTATTATTCCATCGTCTAAACTGACGAATATGCCACGATGGATGCGGCACCATCATGATGGTCTATAGTAATTAATATATAAGATCGTGTTCCCGTgttgttcttccttcttttttacACAATTTTCATTTAATGCGGATCGTATATATGTCTCTTTTCTCTTTGCGTGTGTTGCCACCTAGCTGCGAGGCGCATCAAACGATCCTGGTGTGGTGATCCACAAAACCTTATATTAAGAGTGTATATGTACTACAGCATCATTGCATGCACATCGATCGGCGTCATTTTCCTTTCATTTATATACAACTCCCTCCGTTTCGATATTCTTTTCGTTGTTTCagttaaaatttgaactaaaactacGTCAAaaattaggaacggaggaaacAGATGATTTTGGTACGTGATTAAGGTACATTCACACCCGCAACCTAATTAATGTAATTAATATGTGCTATATTAGTCGACCTGAAAAAGTTACTTCTCAGTCAACACAGTAGCTTTTCATTGGACACTAACAACCTTCTCGTCAAGAGCACTAATCTCATGCTTAAATTAATCAAATCTCGGATGGTTATTAGGGGCAACTTAGAAATACATAGTTAGCCGAgccaaaatataaaaaaagtaGGAAATAATTATGGCTGCAGTACAGTTCCCCTGCTTCAGTGTGACATATCTCTTCCATGCTAAagctggaaaaaaaacaaagatgcTTAATTAAGCTATCCCTTGTGTGAGTCCAAAAATATTAGCCGGGCGGCGTCGACGGCATAGAGACGACATCATGCCTATCTAAGTACGTAGAGACGTAACAGAAGCTCGCAAAACGCAGCAAGAAGTACGTTAATCCAACAAGAGGTAATAAGctaaagctagctagccgatCAGTAATGGCGCGCGCACCAcacaacgacgacgacaaagcgccgccgttccggtgcCTGGACTTGGCGCggctggtggtggcggcggcgatgacggTGCTGATCGTGGCGGTGACCGCGTACGCCGTCACCGTCGTCCTCCGGCCCGGCGAGCTCTCGCTCTGGGTCATCGGGGGCTCCGTCTCCGTCACCCGAAGCGACGacgtcagcagcagcagcagcagcaacctgACGCCGACGACGGCCATGCCGTACAACGCCAGCCTCGGCCAAGCGCTGACCTTCCAGCTGGCCGTGCGCGCCGTGAACCCGAGCGGCCGCGTCCGCATCTACTACAACGGCACCGTCGCCAAGCTCTGGGCCGGGAACTCCTCGGGCCAGGTCAACAGCTTCCTCGGCTTCCCTTTCAGTGACGTGGCCCTGGCGCCGCAGTCCACCGTGGACTCCGCCGTGCTGGTGAACACGTCGGCGGCTGTTCGCTCCCAGCTGGACTACTTCCAGAAGCTCGGCGACGGCATCGGCAGCGTCAACGGCTCATGGCTGGTGCTCAACGGCACCCTTACCGTCGAGAACTACTCCGGCCACAACCTGCCCGCCGTGCAAGCCATCTACTACTGCTCGCccctcctcgtcggcggcgatcCGGACGACCAGGATAGGGACGTGTCCTGCACCAAGACTCCACCGGCGGCCGCCCGCCTGTGATCCGCACACATCGGTGATATATGCATGTAAATTTGTTTTTCCCCTTCCCAAATGGTGAATGATGTAATCTTATTCCGCACTTTGCAAATTCAGTTACGAGTATAATGGATTTTTTATCTAAGGATTTTTGTTAAATAATCCATATATTTTACTGTGTTAAATAAAAaccatttgttgttttaattTCTCAGAACTACGCTGCCGCTTGACATGTTGAAAATCAACggtactctctccattccgaattaactgacgtggatttgtatagattcagGATAGAGGAAGTACATACTAAGTTGTTTCAATTCAACATTTTCGTGTAGTATACTTTTCGTCCGTAAATGGTCTAATtcaatactctctccgttcctaattaattggtgccggcttttttttcaaaaaaaccCCTGTAAATTCCTGAAATAAACATGCAGTCCACGTTCTATTGGAACTTTTGCGAACCCCCCtgtaaattttcaaaattaacGGACAGtcacgtttaattgaagatgtggactgcatgtttatttcagaaatttacaggggtttctttgcaaaaaggtcggcgccaattaattagggacacagggagtacaatttataCCCAATGTTACATCTGAATCTGGCTCCGCTACTGAAGACAATGCTCAAATACTGATCCATGCAACCACCTCAGATAGACGTATGCCCAAGGAGTGAGTCGCCATTTCTTGATCTAATTTTGTCTTGTATATCCAAATGAAGAATAGATCGACCCGTCACTGCAGCCACCTTTCACCTAGGCCAAACCCGACGCCACCGTCTGGGGAGGAATGCCTCAAAACGGTTGGATCCGTCACGTCCGACAACGTCATCTGCCATGGGCTTCGAGAGCAATTAATGCATGACGGCGCCCCTGCCATGTGCAACGTGACATTGGGAAACAACATACTACATTGATCCACCGTgcttaaaaaaattctcataGTCTAAGCTAATTCAATCCACACATAAAAAAGCTAAAAACTGCTCAAGCAttactacagaaaacccctTCCATGaccccctccagtggcggttgaAACGGGCCCAATAAAACACCGTCGCGTACCGGAGGCGGCACCTACGAGCggtaccagtggcggggaTTTTGCCCGCCATTGATGCCCTATGACCACCCATGGCAGGGATTTTGCCCGCCACAGGTGGTAaaacaccagtggcgggcatGATCACCGCCACTAACCCTGTTTTtcaaccgccactggagggatTTTCTGCAGTAGTGGAGATTTAAACATGAGATTCGTGCTACTATGTGCAAAGAGATATCAACTACAAGAGAcgagaagatcttgatcagATGACTATCATCTTCGACAGGAAATTAACTTTTTCTAAGTTGACTGAGGCATACTCTTCAGTCTCTGCTGCTTATTACAAAGTGAGGTACAAAGTGGTCGGAAACAACGAAAAACACGAAGGCACAAACATCTAATTCAATCCACACATAAAGAAGCGATAGAATTCGAATCTATGGTACTGCTGCCTCTCCTTTGTGACTTTTGATTAATATAGTGCGCCACGAGATGCTGCGTGTGATGTTAATTAATCAATTATCGGATGTCCGGCCAATTGACGCAATTTTCCCGGACAGATACTTGTGCTTTCTTTGGGGTTCTTTCTTTTAACATCAAATCATGCTTTGGGTAGTGTTAAtttgctttttctttctctttttctagTGTGCTTAGCGTATCGCCGGAGTGATTAGCGTATGCCGTGACGTGGAGTGGCTGGGAATCGAGGACATGAATGTTAAGAATTAATGTGCTTTCCTTAATTAACTATTGCACCCGAGTACGTACACTTAACTTGAATTATTCGAACTGGAGCATGCAATATGCAACTAatgcagcagctagctatACAAGGCACGCATGCATATGCACCGTCGACCGGACACTTCGTACTAAATTTGTAAACCACGGCTATGGCCGACGACCAGCTGAGAAAACCCAGCTGGCCCATCAAGAACTACATCCTGGCGGCTCTGGGCGGGACCCTAGCCGCCACGGCCATCGTCACCGTCGTCTCCATCGTCCTCAGCCCGGCGCACATCACCTTCGACATCACCAAGTCTTCGAGCAGCTTCACCAACAACGGCACCACCCAGTCCCTGAACCTGACCATCACGGCCACCAACTTGAGCAGACGGCGTGCCGCGGTGCGGTACCAGAGCGTGTTCGTGGACCTGAAGAACAGCTCCAGCGCCTCCGGGAAGGACGCTATCCACGCCCAGCTCGACGACGCGAAGCCGGACGCCGGGACTTACTTCAGAGCCGGGTCTCTGCCGGTGGACTTCAAGGCGTCGGCGGTCCTCGTGGTGGGCGACCTGGCGCAGGCCTTCGCCGGCAACAGGGAGAGCAGGGGCGGGTTCACGGTGGTGGTCATGGCGCAGGTGCGGTTCAGGGTCGTCGGGAAGCTGCGCACCAGGCTGTATGATATCAGGGTCTCCTGCAAAAATGTCCTGTTTCCCGTCGACGGAGGGTCGGCGCCAACCAAATGTACTGGTTAATAACTTAATATTGCGTGCATGTATTGTCTAATGTCTATTGCAGACGGTGTTGATCTCCCCTTTCTTTCTTCATGTGTGTGGATCTGCATTAGTTATTTCTTTTGATTCTTGTGGTTTCATTTCCTGAGATCTCAAATGTATACTCATACGGTCATACACAACTTATTGGCGAAGAATTGATGTGTTGATTTATTCCGTTccttcatatatatatatggattGATGTGCAGGAACTCGAAGAGATACTAATAGTATGTCGGTGTCTCCGTTCCTTCATATCTCTTAttgttgtaatttttttttgtcatggatGATCATGCATATTATACACAGTTCTTTGATCAATTTACATCCTTGATGGCTTTCTAAACCAGACGTCATAAATGAATAAGATTATAATCGATCAGTGACTAGCTTGGAGCTTTGAAGCCAACACTTTCAACAAATACACGACACATGCATGTACGTGGACATTGACTGATATCTAGCAAAGGCGCGAGATCATGGGTTTTCACCCGGAGATTTCTTGGCATCTGGTTGGCCACAATTTTGGGAAATTTTCTGATGGGATTATGAGGTAGGTGGTTAAGATTCCATAGGCGCCAATACTTTGGCAACCGACCAAGTGAAGACCAAAATCCTATTGAGTTCCAAAAATTTGGCAATTCAAAATGTGGACACAAACCTAACATGCCCGAAGTGCACTTTCTGTCGAAACCGTCGTGCTGATATCCATCGGCTCTACTGGCCTATTGGCGCATGCACTCGTGATGCTAGCCGGCTCCAGCTGACACAGAGAGTCGTTGGAGAAATGCTGGAAGGGAGCGACGATGCAGCGAGTCAAATGCTTGTGAGATGGGCAAGCCTAAGATGCTGCCTAAAATCAGCATGAATCGACATTGTATTTTAATTTACGTGCAATCATGAAATTAAAGACAGAAGGCACCGGCCCTGATTCCTCGCTTTTTGGGTGGAGAATTTCTTGGAGATAAAAGGAAATATCCGTTCCAAAAGGAAACTAAAGAAAAGATTCATTGGATAGGAAAGGAGAGGCCAATGGATGctggtttcctttttttttggaaacacagtacagacgCAAGCACTCACACGCACGAAagtacactcacccctatgaaggcacgcacgcacaccctatctctatgagcacctccgagagactgAGCCACCGGCcgatcatcttgagattgacgaagtcaccgcagacgtctcgtagttgacgggtacgtcactccAACTGAAAGCACAACTCCGGTTAAAGTCTGGACTAAATCCAGGAAATGCGAGCATCCATGCCAAGTCTGAAACTTGAATCTGGGTGGGCTGGTTTCACCACAAGTCACCAACCACCTGAGATACGCTCAGTTCGCATGGATGCTGGTTTACAGGGAATGAAGAGATCAATATAGAAATTAGTACTAATatcttttttacttttttggTACTGCCCCACAAAGAGTTCACAATGACAAAAGTATCAAGGCATCTACTATCTTTGTTGGGTTCCACGCATTTACCATACTTCTGGAAGATGGCGCACCAAAATCCGATGAGATCGATATTCATTACATTGTTTAATGTAGGATAGATGTGCATGTGTATCTGTGAGCGTTTAcgtttgtactccctccgtctcataatatgaggcacgcatGCATCCCTAAAtcctcaatttgattaattaaatatgcatgtttcttaacaaaaagtacacattagattcgttatcgaaAGAACTTTCCAattaatgatataattttttaattatttaatttatatttagttatcTAAATTGACAATCTAGGGATGTGTGCATGCCTCGTATtatgggaaggagggagtactatgtttctaaaaaaacaatttccGAGATGTAAATGGAACAAAGTTGAATTAGGTAGGTTTGGTCCTTATGGCCGTGTACGGTTGATCGAGGAAGCTTGCTGTCCAATTCAGAATAGTGTTAATTGGAGGTGGGCTAGCTATAAATTAATAAAGCAAGGAGCCTCCATAATTAGGTTCACCCAATGTAAAATTAGATTATGCTTTGATTAAAATATACATGACATGTGTTCCAGGGTACGTGCATATCTCTTTGGAGAAGCTATCTGTCACGGATCTTCGAAGTTTTGGTGGAACTTGAGAGAATTAATTAAACCTTTAGATGCAACCTGAGCACCCATATTTGTATGGCAATCTTATATAGTAGTACTCCGGGAGTACCTTGTTGCGTGAGCTAGCTGTCTGTCTTCTAGATTGATTCTATGTGCTGAATCCCAAGGCACTTCTAAATGCATACATAAAATGCCGTGGAAGATCGCAACAACCGGTCTGATTCGTCTTGGGTTTGATTCCCCCACAAAGAGATAAAAGAGAACAGCTACGTATGAAAGACGAAAGCTCGTGAGTACTTAATCACGAGCTACGTACATCATCGTACTACCAAAGACGAAAGCTCGTAATATATTAGTCAATCACACATGATTAGCTCCATTGCTTTGGATCGATTCGAAAGCTCGTACCTAATTAACAAGTTGATCACGAGCGTCGACGCAGATAGGGCATATGGGATGATGATTATTTCATGTACGTCCACACATCATTAGCTCCAGCTTTTGAATCGGACAGATTAATTGATGGAAGATCGGGCGCGAATCTAAAACCTTGCGGGTGGAGCACGCGATGCAATTACAACGTTATTATTAATGGGTTTGTTATATCTAAATCGACTGAtatttagttagagataagttgattttTCACCCATTAGATATGGTCTATGTTTTAAGATTCAGGACgaacaagaaaaaatgaaGAGTGAAATGGTATCCATATGTTAATCTAACGGCTAAAATACatcaactgagatttaaacCTTAATTTTGCTTAAAATTCAGTAGAACTGAGATATAGCCACACCCATTAATTAATTGCAACAATGTCTGGCGTGTGAGCTTAATTTGCATGTCATCGGATCCATCCATCTCCGGGCTCAAACGTACTACTGCTACAAAAGCGTATAGAGCTAGGCATGCATTCATGGCTCTTGCAAATTTAGCTTTTAGCATCATCGATCTATAGCAAGCAAGCTAGGTAGTACTAACAACGACGATATGAGGAGCTTGGTTAATCACCCCCTGTTCCACCCTGACCTGGAAACACGATACGGTTGCAAGGACATCGATGTGCTGGTCCGCAACCTGACGGCATCGTACACGGACACGACCAACGAGGCGTCCATGGTGTCGGCCTCCGTGATCAtgttcgtcctcgccggcctcttCTTCAACCTCAACCTCTTCAGCCGCTTCTCCGACGTGAGCGCCATCCTCGACCCCAAGGTCCGCTTCTTCCTCACCTCGGggctctccctcttcctccccgtCATGTCCTACCTCTTCTCCGAGGCCAAGAACGCCGCCACCATCACCGCCGgctccgcctccaccgcggTGGCCAAGCCCGACCTCTCGCTCCGGGCCGGCGTCATCCTCGTCTGGATGCTGCTCGTGGAGCTCATCCGGAAGAAGGTTGACGAGGTCCGCATGCGCGGGTACTCCGGCACCGTCCAGCGCGCCGGCCGTGTCGTGTGGCTCGGGAGCCTCGTCTTCTTCAACATCCA
This is a stretch of genomic DNA from Brachypodium distachyon strain Bd21 chromosome 1, Brachypodium_distachyon_v3.0, whole genome shotgun sequence. It encodes these proteins:
- the LOC104582248 gene encoding uncharacterized protein LOC104582248, which produces MARAPHNDDDKAPPFRCLDLARLVVAAAMTVLIVAVTAYAVTVVLRPGELSLWVIGGSVSVTRSDDVSSSSSSNLTPTTAMPYNASLGQALTFQLAVRAVNPSGRVRIYYNGTVAKLWAGNSSGQVNSFLGFPFSDVALAPQSTVDSAVLVNTSAAVRSQLDYFQKLGDGIGSVNGSWLVLNGTLTVENYSGHNLPAVQAIYYCSPLLVGGDPDDQDRDVSCTKTPPAAARL